CAGCTGGCCCGCGCCGCCTCGCGCCAGGTTTCCGAGAACCCGGGCGGTGCCTACAACCCGCTGTTCCTGTACGGCGGCGTGGGCCTGGGCAAGACTCACCTGATGCACGCCGTCGGCAACGCGCTGGCGGCCCGGCGCGAGAACGCCCGGGTCGTCTACCTGCACTCCGAGCGCTTCGTGGCCGACATGGTCAAGGCACTGCAGCTCAACGCCATCAACGATTTCAAGCGATTCTACCGCAGCGTCGATGCGCTGCTGATCGACGACATCCAGTTCTTCGCCGGCAAGGAGCGCTCCCAGGAGGAGTTCTTCCACACTTTCAACGCCTTGCTCGAGGGCGGCCAGCAGATGATTCTCACCTCGGACCGCTACCCCAAGGAGATCAGCGGCGTCGAGGAGCGCCTCAAGTCGCGCTTCGGCTGGGGGCTGACCGTGGCCATCGAGCCGCCCGAGCTGGAAACCCGGGTCGCCATCCTGATGAAGAAGGCGGACCAGGCCAAGGTGGACCTGCCGCACGACGCCGCCTTCTTCATTGCCCAGAAGATTCGCTCCAACGTGCGCGAGCTGGAGGGGGCGCTGAAGAAGGTCATTGCCGACTCCCACTTCATGGGCAAGCCGATCACCCAGGACTTCATTCGCGAGTCGCTGAAGGATCTGCTGGCGCTGCAGGACAAGCAGGTGGGCGTGGACAACATCCAGCGCACCGTGGCCGAGTACTACAAGATCAAGCTCGCCGACCTGCTCTCCAAGCGCCGCTCGCGCTCGGTGGCGCGGCCGCGCCAGGTGGCCATGGCGCTGGCCAAGGAGCTGACCAACCATAGCCTGCCGGAAATCGGCGATGCCTTCG
This portion of the Billgrantia sulfidoxydans genome encodes:
- the dnaA gene encoding chromosomal replication initiator protein DnaA, with product MSLALWQQCLDYLQDELNAQQFNTWIRPLQAEEGEANELRLLAPNRFVRDWVGDKYAKRINELLRDLAPAKPPRVILTVGSRRAAAVKPQPRDLGAPVSANPHSPLAPAVQVPPRGDIGDEREIDQMREEGAAARRSGGDREVQVEGSLKHSSGLNPGFTFETFVEGKSNQLARAASRQVSENPGGAYNPLFLYGGVGLGKTHLMHAVGNALAARRENARVVYLHSERFVADMVKALQLNAINDFKRFYRSVDALLIDDIQFFAGKERSQEEFFHTFNALLEGGQQMILTSDRYPKEISGVEERLKSRFGWGLTVAIEPPELETRVAILMKKADQAKVDLPHDAAFFIAQKIRSNVRELEGALKKVIADSHFMGKPITQDFIRESLKDLLALQDKQVGVDNIQRTVAEYYKIKLADLLSKRRSRSVARPRQVAMALAKELTNHSLPEIGDAFGGRDHTTVLHACRKVQALQEESADIREDYKNLLRLLTS